In Siniperca chuatsi isolate FFG_IHB_CAS linkage group LG20, ASM2008510v1, whole genome shotgun sequence, the following proteins share a genomic window:
- the cmn gene encoding calymmin isoform X15, whose protein sequence is MLGQLLLQSVVILWLVQTAHTGGVGQAMGAQNAYGGYPTKGIGYGVTNGGGMKGYGATAGVTNGQGGKPQVSNPGGNPAVLPNGNGAKSNGYGVQAGPTNGQQVKGNGYGAQAGGYGGHGTKGNGYGVQAGPTNGQQVKGNGYGVQAGPTNGQQVKGNGYGAQAGGYGGHGTKGNGQGAAAGPSSGNGARPNGQGRAGSKPMKGYGRPPYGAGPGVGMGASRGLGVPQLARNERNKAYSSNGYNGYRAQPMGGYNGGYGSAGLGLGPRYGNGGMKGPKQGYGAAAGVPNGQGAKPNGYGKFPNGYGTKPNGYGATRGGAMRPQPGYGNGAVPNGYGTKPNGYAAAARAGAGGPNGYGAKPKGHGVTDGAALGGYGGKLNGYGGPSRGSQPQTTKGVGAVSPSEGAKTGYGGPAGVPNGQLAKAANTGYGMMPNGKGTKGAGASNEKGLKGRVLSPEQPSATPEKGVASQQAITQGAAPVAPEPTSGVLVMMTQEKYQKLPSPVPQGKSYKQTPVIPQATPEPAPAPAIPQDKDPMPAPEPTPEPAPMGPKAATSGPAPEPAAVLPQENGKGASISKGQGAKPAKPDCGPSGVPNGQWMKIARPGYNAGDGASTGTNTKGYGAGAGVPNGYGAKPNGYGASAAGLTNGGGAKGNKPGYEAGGYTVPEFSNGYGAGPGYPYAGKPQQPGYKQGAYLGAGYGNSYGGYGNGYSAGVQPDYASFGQGVPNANGKSGGARQLPYNGAPVVPAGLDGMSQFEPQSASLGPNGKLGSMYGGMGGLPFGGQPLGMGAEKSNTKYGIGGLQFGRQPLSTGTNGAGHYGYGGSPYGPAVDGKSSGKYGGLSAGTGGGPAPGMYGYGRMPYEAQPAGLGPEAKSTGTYGLAESPYQPETLGLGQNGKLTGKYNGGEVPYAPQALGFGSEAKSSVKYDNQGPYQSQPLESASEGRSGGEYETAGLPYEPLPLEPDSHVKGEVLTPAIAVEGEGMSIDRYENVGYINGQVQPEVVAFPAASTPSPTPAYPSVPSYLPVESSFTPDVVPGAGFEDLPDPVGAASLALDSTSATETQGVAQVAEQPDDLLQQQLPRQIHIQQHLKLHFHQPDKSGRGANNGKYDLNGFFGNSGYQG, encoded by the exons ATGTTGGGACAACTACTACTTCAGAGTGTGGTGATCCTCTGGCTGGTGCAGACAGCACATACAGGGG GTGTGGGTCAGGCAATGGGTGCACAAAATGCATACGGTGGATACCCCACAAAAGGCATAG GTTATGGTGTGACCAATGGAGGAGGGATGAAAG gatATGGAGCAACAGCTGGTGTAACCAATGGACAAGGTGGCAAACCACAGG TTTCTAATCCAGGAGGAAATCCAGCAGTTTTACCCAATGGAAATGGAGCTAAGTCTAATG GATATGGTGTTCAAGCCGGCCCAACTAATGGACAACAAGTGAAAGGCAACG GCTACGGTGCACAAGCTGGCGGATACGGCGGACATGGAACTAAAGGCAATG GATATGGTGTTCAAGCCGGCCCAACTAATGGACAACAAGTGAAAGGCAACG GATATGGTGTTCAAGCCGGCCCAACTAATGGACAACAAGTGAAAGGCAACG GCTACGGTGCACAAGCTGGCGGATACGGCGGACATGGAACTAAAGGCAATG GTCAAGGAGCCGCAGCTGGCCCATCCAGCGGCAATGGGGCAAGACCAAATG GACAGGGGAGAGCTGGAAGTAAACCTATGAAAGGATATGGCCGACCACCTTATGGGGCGG GTCCAGGTGTGGGGATGGGAGCCTCCAGAGGTCTGGGAGTACCTCAGCTTGCCAGGAACGAAAGGAACAAAG CATACAGCAGTAATGGTTATAATGGTTATAGAGCTCAACCCATGGGAG GCTACAATGGCGGTTATGGCAGTGCTGGTTTGGGTCTGGGACCTCGGTATGGAAATGGAGGAATGAAGGGACCGAAGCAAG GCTATGGTGCTGCAGCTGGTGTGCCCAATGGACAAGGTGCAAAACCCAATG ggTATGGCAAATTTCCAAATGGTTATGGCACCAAACCCAACG GATATGGAGCCACCAGAGGAGGTGCAATGAGACCCCAACCAG GTTATGGAAATGGAGCTGTTCCCAATGGATATGGAACTAAACCCAATG GTTATGCAGCTGCAGCCAGAGCTGGAGCTGGTGGTCCCAATGGCTATGGCGCCAAACCCAAAG GTCATGGAGTTACAGATGGTGCTGCACTTGGTGGGTATGGAGGTAAACTCAATG GATACGGAGGGCCAAGCAGAGGCTCACAACCTCAAACTACCAAAGGAGTTGGAGCAGTTTCACCCAGTGAAGGTGCTAAAACTG GCTATGGTGGTCCTGCTGGAGTACCTAATGGACAGTTGGCTAAAGCAGCCAATACTG GTTACGGCATGATGCCAAATGGTAAGGGTACAAAGGGTGCAGGTGCATCCAATGAAAAGGGCCTAAAAGGTAGAGTTCTCTCTCCGGAGCAGCCGAGTGCAACACCAGAGAAGGGTGTTGCATCTCAACAAGCAATAACTCAAGGTGCAGCACCTGTTGCCCCTGAGCCAACAAGTGGTGTCCTTGTTATGATGACACAAGAGAAATATCAAAAGCTGCCTTCACCTGTGCCTCAAGGAAAAAGCTACAAACAGACACCAGTAATCCCTCAGGCTACACCAGAACCAGCACCAGCACCAGCAATTCCTCAAGACAAAGACCCAATGCCTGCACCTGAACCCACACCTGAACCAGCACCCATGGGACCGAAGGCAGCCACATCAGGACCTGCACCAGAGCCAGCAGCAGTCCTCCCTCAAG AGAACGGAAAAGGAGCTTCGATCTCCAAGGGACAGGGAGCTAAACCAGCCAAACCTG ACTGTGGACCGTCAGGAGTACCAAATGGACAATGGATGAAAATAGCTAGACCTG GTTATAATGCAGGTGATGGAGCATCCActggcacaaacacaaaag GTTAtggagcaggagctggtgtTCCAAACGGATATGGTGCTAAACCCAATG GATACGGTGCCAGTGCAGCAGGATTAACAAATGGAGGAGGAGCTAAAGGAAATAAACCAG GTTATGAAGCAGGAGGCTACACTGTCCCTGAATTCAGTAATGGATATGGAGCTG GCCCTGGATATCCTTATGCAGGGAAACCTCAGCAACCTg GTTACAAACAAGGAGCGTACCTTGGAGCTGGATATGGAAATTCATATGGAG GGTATGGAAATGGCTACAGTGCTGGTGTACAGCCTGACTATGCAA gTTTTGGCCAAGGTGTACCCAATGCTAATGGAAAATCAG GTGGTGCCAGACAGCTTCCTTACAATGGAGCCCCAGTAGTTCCTGCTGGACTAGATG GTATGAGCCAGTTTGAGCCTCAGTCCGCTAGCCTCGGTCCAAATGGAAAACTGGGCAGCATGTATGGTG GAATGGGCGGCTTGCCTTTTGGCGGTCAGCCCCTGGGAATGGGAGCAGAGAAATCGAACACCAAGTACG GCATTGGTGGGTTGCAATTTGGCAGACAACCCCTCAGTACAGGGACTAATGGCGCAGGACATTATG GTTATGGTGGAAGCCCCTATGGGCCTGCCGTTGATGGCAAATCATCTGGAAAATATG GTGGTCTTAGTGCTGGCACGGGAGGGGGTCCTGCACCCGGAATGTATG GTTATGGAAGAATGCCCTATGAAGCTCAGCCAGCTGGACTGGGCCCTGAAGCCAAATCTACTGGCACATATG GTCTGGCTGAGTCACCATACCAGCCTGAAACTCTTGGACTTGGACAGAATGGAAAATTAACAGGCAAATACA ATGGCGGTGAAGTTCCTTACGCACCACAGGCTCTTGGTTTTGGAAGTGAAGCAAAATCTTCTGTGAAATATG ATAACCAGGGACCATACCAGTCGCAGCCCCTTGAATCAGCATCTGAAGGCAGATCTGGTGGAGAATACG aaacagctgGTTTACCTTATGAGCCCCTGCCTCTTGAGCCAGATTCCCACG TGAAGGGAGAGGTACTCACTCCAGCAATTGCAGTCGAAGGCGAAGGGATGTCCATTGATAGATACG AAAATGTGGGCTATATAAATGGACAAGTGCAGCCAGAAG TTGTTGCATTTCCTGCAGCTTCCACTCCCAGCCCCACCCCGGCCTATCCCTCTGTCCCATCCTACCTGCCTGTGGAGTCCTCCTTCACACCCGATGTGGTGCCTGGAGCTGGATTTGAGGACCTGCCCGACCCTGTGGGCGCTGCCAGCCTCGCCCTTGACTCCACGTCTGCTACAGAAACGCAGGGCGTGGCTCAGGTGGCTGAGCAACCTGATGATCTGCTTCAACAACAGCTGCCACGTCAGATACACATTCAGCAGCATctcaaactgcattttcaccAACCAGACAAGTCCGGGAGAG gAGCAAATAATGgcaaatatgatttaaatggCTTCTTTGGGAATAGTGGCTatcaag GTTAA
- the cmn gene encoding calymmin isoform X10 — translation MLGQLLLQSVVILWLVQTAHTGGVGQAMGAQNAYGGYPTKGIGYGVTNGGGMKGYGATAGVTNGQGGKPQVSNPGGNPAVLPNGNGAKSNGYGVQAGPTNGQQVKGNGYGAQAGGYGGHGTKGNGYGVQAGQTNGQQVKGNGYGAQAGGYGGHGTKGNGYGVQAGPTNGQQVKGNGYGAQAGGYGGHGTKGNGQGAAAGPSSGNGARPNGQGRAGSKPMKGYGRPPYGAGPGVGMGASRGLGVPQLARNERNKAYSSNGYNGYRAQPMGGYNGGYGSAGLGLGPRYGNGGMKGPKQGYGAAAGVPNGQGAKPNGYGKFPNGYGTKPNGYGATRGGAMRPQPGYGNGAVPNGYGTKPNGYAAAARAGAGGPNGYGAKPKGHGVTDGAALGGYGGKLNGYGGPSRGSQPQTTKGVGAVSPSEGAKTGYGGPAGVPNGQLAKAANTGYGMMPNGKGTKGAGASNEKGLKGRVLSPEQPSATPEKGVASQQAITQGAAPVAPEPTSGVLVMMTQEKYQKLPSPVPQGKSYKQTPVIPQATPEPAPAPAIPQDKDPMPAPEPTPEPAPMGPKAATSGPAPEPAAVLPQENGKGASISKGQGAKPAKPDCGPSGVPNGQWMKIARPGYNAGDGASTGTNTKGYGAGAGVPNGYGAKPNGYGASAAGLTNGGGAKGNKPGYEAGGYTVPEFSNGYGAGPGYPYAGKPQQPGYKQGAYLGAGYGNSYGGYGNGYSAGVQPDYASFGQGVPNANGKSGGARQLPYNGAPVVPAGLDGMSQFEPQSASLGPNGKLGSMYGGMGGLPFGGQPLGMGAEKSNTKYGIGGLQFGRQPLSTGTNGAGHYGYGGSPYGPAVDGKSSGKYGGLSAGTGGGPAPGMYGYGRMPYEAQPAGLGPEAKSTGTYGLAESPYQPETLGLGQNGKLTGKYNGGEVPYAPQALGFGSEAKSSVKYDNQGPYQSQPLESASEGRSGGEYETAGLPYEPLPLEPDSHVKGEVLTPAIAVEGEGMSIDRYENVGYINGQVQPEVVAFPAASTPSPTPAYPSVPSYLPVESSFTPDVVPGAGFEDLPDPVGAASLALDSTSATETQGVAQVAEQPDDLLQQQLPRQIHIQQHLKLHFHQPDKSGRGANNGKYDLNGFFGNSGYQG, via the exons ATGTTGGGACAACTACTACTTCAGAGTGTGGTGATCCTCTGGCTGGTGCAGACAGCACATACAGGGG GTGTGGGTCAGGCAATGGGTGCACAAAATGCATACGGTGGATACCCCACAAAAGGCATAG GTTATGGTGTGACCAATGGAGGAGGGATGAAAG gatATGGAGCAACAGCTGGTGTAACCAATGGACAAGGTGGCAAACCACAGG TTTCTAATCCAGGAGGAAATCCAGCAGTTTTACCCAATGGAAATGGAGCTAAGTCTAATG GATATGGTGTTCAAGCCGGCCCAACTAATGGACAACAAGTGAAAGGCAACG GCTACGGTGCACAAGCTGGCGGATACGGCGGACATGGAACTAAAGGCAATG GATATGGTGTTCAAGCTGGCCAAACCAATGGACAACAAGTGAAAGGCAACG GCTACGGTGCACAAGCTGGCGGATACGGTGGACATGGAACTAAAGGCAATG GATATGGTGTTCAAGCCGGCCCAACTAATGGACAACAAGTGAAAGGCAACG GCTACGGTGCACAAGCTGGCGGATACGGCGGACATGGAACTAAAGGCAATG GTCAAGGAGCCGCAGCTGGCCCATCCAGCGGCAATGGGGCAAGACCAAATG GACAGGGGAGAGCTGGAAGTAAACCTATGAAAGGATATGGCCGACCACCTTATGGGGCGG GTCCAGGTGTGGGGATGGGAGCCTCCAGAGGTCTGGGAGTACCTCAGCTTGCCAGGAACGAAAGGAACAAAG CATACAGCAGTAATGGTTATAATGGTTATAGAGCTCAACCCATGGGAG GCTACAATGGCGGTTATGGCAGTGCTGGTTTGGGTCTGGGACCTCGGTATGGAAATGGAGGAATGAAGGGACCGAAGCAAG GCTATGGTGCTGCAGCTGGTGTGCCCAATGGACAAGGTGCAAAACCCAATG ggTATGGCAAATTTCCAAATGGTTATGGCACCAAACCCAACG GATATGGAGCCACCAGAGGAGGTGCAATGAGACCCCAACCAG GTTATGGAAATGGAGCTGTTCCCAATGGATATGGAACTAAACCCAATG GTTATGCAGCTGCAGCCAGAGCTGGAGCTGGTGGTCCCAATGGCTATGGCGCCAAACCCAAAG GTCATGGAGTTACAGATGGTGCTGCACTTGGTGGGTATGGAGGTAAACTCAATG GATACGGAGGGCCAAGCAGAGGCTCACAACCTCAAACTACCAAAGGAGTTGGAGCAGTTTCACCCAGTGAAGGTGCTAAAACTG GCTATGGTGGTCCTGCTGGAGTACCTAATGGACAGTTGGCTAAAGCAGCCAATACTG GTTACGGCATGATGCCAAATGGTAAGGGTACAAAGGGTGCAGGTGCATCCAATGAAAAGGGCCTAAAAGGTAGAGTTCTCTCTCCGGAGCAGCCGAGTGCAACACCAGAGAAGGGTGTTGCATCTCAACAAGCAATAACTCAAGGTGCAGCACCTGTTGCCCCTGAGCCAACAAGTGGTGTCCTTGTTATGATGACACAAGAGAAATATCAAAAGCTGCCTTCACCTGTGCCTCAAGGAAAAAGCTACAAACAGACACCAGTAATCCCTCAGGCTACACCAGAACCAGCACCAGCACCAGCAATTCCTCAAGACAAAGACCCAATGCCTGCACCTGAACCCACACCTGAACCAGCACCCATGGGACCGAAGGCAGCCACATCAGGACCTGCACCAGAGCCAGCAGCAGTCCTCCCTCAAG AGAACGGAAAAGGAGCTTCGATCTCCAAGGGACAGGGAGCTAAACCAGCCAAACCTG ACTGTGGACCGTCAGGAGTACCAAATGGACAATGGATGAAAATAGCTAGACCTG GTTATAATGCAGGTGATGGAGCATCCActggcacaaacacaaaag GTTAtggagcaggagctggtgtTCCAAACGGATATGGTGCTAAACCCAATG GATACGGTGCCAGTGCAGCAGGATTAACAAATGGAGGAGGAGCTAAAGGAAATAAACCAG GTTATGAAGCAGGAGGCTACACTGTCCCTGAATTCAGTAATGGATATGGAGCTG GCCCTGGATATCCTTATGCAGGGAAACCTCAGCAACCTg GTTACAAACAAGGAGCGTACCTTGGAGCTGGATATGGAAATTCATATGGAG GGTATGGAAATGGCTACAGTGCTGGTGTACAGCCTGACTATGCAA gTTTTGGCCAAGGTGTACCCAATGCTAATGGAAAATCAG GTGGTGCCAGACAGCTTCCTTACAATGGAGCCCCAGTAGTTCCTGCTGGACTAGATG GTATGAGCCAGTTTGAGCCTCAGTCCGCTAGCCTCGGTCCAAATGGAAAACTGGGCAGCATGTATGGTG GAATGGGCGGCTTGCCTTTTGGCGGTCAGCCCCTGGGAATGGGAGCAGAGAAATCGAACACCAAGTACG GCATTGGTGGGTTGCAATTTGGCAGACAACCCCTCAGTACAGGGACTAATGGCGCAGGACATTATG GTTATGGTGGAAGCCCCTATGGGCCTGCCGTTGATGGCAAATCATCTGGAAAATATG GTGGTCTTAGTGCTGGCACGGGAGGGGGTCCTGCACCCGGAATGTATG GTTATGGAAGAATGCCCTATGAAGCTCAGCCAGCTGGACTGGGCCCTGAAGCCAAATCTACTGGCACATATG GTCTGGCTGAGTCACCATACCAGCCTGAAACTCTTGGACTTGGACAGAATGGAAAATTAACAGGCAAATACA ATGGCGGTGAAGTTCCTTACGCACCACAGGCTCTTGGTTTTGGAAGTGAAGCAAAATCTTCTGTGAAATATG ATAACCAGGGACCATACCAGTCGCAGCCCCTTGAATCAGCATCTGAAGGCAGATCTGGTGGAGAATACG aaacagctgGTTTACCTTATGAGCCCCTGCCTCTTGAGCCAGATTCCCACG TGAAGGGAGAGGTACTCACTCCAGCAATTGCAGTCGAAGGCGAAGGGATGTCCATTGATAGATACG AAAATGTGGGCTATATAAATGGACAAGTGCAGCCAGAAG TTGTTGCATTTCCTGCAGCTTCCACTCCCAGCCCCACCCCGGCCTATCCCTCTGTCCCATCCTACCTGCCTGTGGAGTCCTCCTTCACACCCGATGTGGTGCCTGGAGCTGGATTTGAGGACCTGCCCGACCCTGTGGGCGCTGCCAGCCTCGCCCTTGACTCCACGTCTGCTACAGAAACGCAGGGCGTGGCTCAGGTGGCTGAGCAACCTGATGATCTGCTTCAACAACAGCTGCCACGTCAGATACACATTCAGCAGCATctcaaactgcattttcaccAACCAGACAAGTCCGGGAGAG gAGCAAATAATGgcaaatatgatttaaatggCTTCTTTGGGAATAGTGGCTatcaag GTTAA
- the cmn gene encoding calymmin isoform X23, which produces MLGQLLLQSVVILWLVQTAHTGGVGQAMGAQNAYGGYPTKGIGYGVTNGGGMKGYGATAGVTNGQGGKPQVSNPGGNPAVLPNGNGAKSNGYGVQAGPTNGQQVKGNGYGAQAGGYGGHGTKGNGYGVQAGQTNGQQVKGNGYGAQAGGYGGHGTKGNGQGAAAGPSSGNGARPNGQGRAGSKPMKGYGRPPYGAGPGVGMGASRGLGVPQLARNERNKAYSSNGYNGYRAQPMGGYNGGYGSAGLGLGPRYGNGGMKGPKQGYGAAAGVPNGQGAKPNGYGKFPNGYGTKPNGYGATRGGAMRPQPGYGNGAVPNGYGTKPNGYAAAARAGAGGPNGYGAKPKGHGVTDGAALGGYGGKLNGYGGPSRGSQPQTTKGVGAVSPSEGAKTGYGGPAGVPNGQLAKAANTGYGMMPNGKGTKGAGASNEKGLKGRVLSPEQPSATPEKGVASQQAITQGAAPVAPEPTSGVLVMMTQEKYQKLPSPVPQGKSYKQTPVIPQATPEPAPAPAIPQDKDPMPAPEPTPEPAPMGPKAATSGPAPEPAAVLPQENGKGASISKGQGAKPAKPDCGPSGVPNGQWMKIARPGYNAGDGASTGTNTKGYGAGAGVPNGYGAKPNGYGASAAGLTNGGGAKGNKPGYEAGGYTVPEFSNGYGAGPGYPYAGKPQQPGYKQGAYLGAGYGNSYGGYGNGYSAGVQPDYASFGQGVPNANGKSGGARQLPYNGAPVVPAGLDGMSQFEPQSASLGPNGKLGSMYGGMGGLPFGGQPLGMGAEKSNTKYGIGGLQFGRQPLSTGTNGAGHYGYGGSPYGPAVDGKSSGKYGGLSAGTGGGPAPGMYGYGRMPYEAQPAGLGPEAKSTGTYGLAESPYQPETLGLGQNGKLTGKYNGGEVPYAPQALGFGSEAKSSVKYDNQGPYQSQPLESASEGRSGGEYETAGLPYEPLPLEPDSHVKGEVLTPAIAVEGEGMSIDRYENVGYINGQVQPEVVAFPAASTPSPTPAYPSVPSYLPVESSFTPDVVPGAGFEDLPDPVGAASLALDSTSATETQGVAQVAEQPDDLLQQQLPRQIHIQQHLKLHFHQPDKSGRGANNGKYDLNGFFGNSGYQG; this is translated from the exons ATGTTGGGACAACTACTACTTCAGAGTGTGGTGATCCTCTGGCTGGTGCAGACAGCACATACAGGGG GTGTGGGTCAGGCAATGGGTGCACAAAATGCATACGGTGGATACCCCACAAAAGGCATAG GTTATGGTGTGACCAATGGAGGAGGGATGAAAG gatATGGAGCAACAGCTGGTGTAACCAATGGACAAGGTGGCAAACCACAGG TTTCTAATCCAGGAGGAAATCCAGCAGTTTTACCCAATGGAAATGGAGCTAAGTCTAATG GATATGGTGTTCAAGCCGGCCCAACTAATGGACAACAAGTGAAAGGCAACG GCTACGGTGCACAAGCTGGCGGATACGGCGGACATGGAACTAAAGGCAATG GATATGGTGTTCAAGCTGGCCAAACCAATGGACAACAAGTGAAAGGCAACG GCTACGGTGCACAAGCTGGCGGATACGGTGGACATGGAACTAAAGGCAATG GTCAAGGAGCCGCAGCTGGCCCATCCAGCGGCAATGGGGCAAGACCAAATG GACAGGGGAGAGCTGGAAGTAAACCTATGAAAGGATATGGCCGACCACCTTATGGGGCGG GTCCAGGTGTGGGGATGGGAGCCTCCAGAGGTCTGGGAGTACCTCAGCTTGCCAGGAACGAAAGGAACAAAG CATACAGCAGTAATGGTTATAATGGTTATAGAGCTCAACCCATGGGAG GCTACAATGGCGGTTATGGCAGTGCTGGTTTGGGTCTGGGACCTCGGTATGGAAATGGAGGAATGAAGGGACCGAAGCAAG GCTATGGTGCTGCAGCTGGTGTGCCCAATGGACAAGGTGCAAAACCCAATG ggTATGGCAAATTTCCAAATGGTTATGGCACCAAACCCAACG GATATGGAGCCACCAGAGGAGGTGCAATGAGACCCCAACCAG GTTATGGAAATGGAGCTGTTCCCAATGGATATGGAACTAAACCCAATG GTTATGCAGCTGCAGCCAGAGCTGGAGCTGGTGGTCCCAATGGCTATGGCGCCAAACCCAAAG GTCATGGAGTTACAGATGGTGCTGCACTTGGTGGGTATGGAGGTAAACTCAATG GATACGGAGGGCCAAGCAGAGGCTCACAACCTCAAACTACCAAAGGAGTTGGAGCAGTTTCACCCAGTGAAGGTGCTAAAACTG GCTATGGTGGTCCTGCTGGAGTACCTAATGGACAGTTGGCTAAAGCAGCCAATACTG GTTACGGCATGATGCCAAATGGTAAGGGTACAAAGGGTGCAGGTGCATCCAATGAAAAGGGCCTAAAAGGTAGAGTTCTCTCTCCGGAGCAGCCGAGTGCAACACCAGAGAAGGGTGTTGCATCTCAACAAGCAATAACTCAAGGTGCAGCACCTGTTGCCCCTGAGCCAACAAGTGGTGTCCTTGTTATGATGACACAAGAGAAATATCAAAAGCTGCCTTCACCTGTGCCTCAAGGAAAAAGCTACAAACAGACACCAGTAATCCCTCAGGCTACACCAGAACCAGCACCAGCACCAGCAATTCCTCAAGACAAAGACCCAATGCCTGCACCTGAACCCACACCTGAACCAGCACCCATGGGACCGAAGGCAGCCACATCAGGACCTGCACCAGAGCCAGCAGCAGTCCTCCCTCAAG AGAACGGAAAAGGAGCTTCGATCTCCAAGGGACAGGGAGCTAAACCAGCCAAACCTG ACTGTGGACCGTCAGGAGTACCAAATGGACAATGGATGAAAATAGCTAGACCTG GTTATAATGCAGGTGATGGAGCATCCActggcacaaacacaaaag GTTAtggagcaggagctggtgtTCCAAACGGATATGGTGCTAAACCCAATG GATACGGTGCCAGTGCAGCAGGATTAACAAATGGAGGAGGAGCTAAAGGAAATAAACCAG GTTATGAAGCAGGAGGCTACACTGTCCCTGAATTCAGTAATGGATATGGAGCTG GCCCTGGATATCCTTATGCAGGGAAACCTCAGCAACCTg GTTACAAACAAGGAGCGTACCTTGGAGCTGGATATGGAAATTCATATGGAG GGTATGGAAATGGCTACAGTGCTGGTGTACAGCCTGACTATGCAA gTTTTGGCCAAGGTGTACCCAATGCTAATGGAAAATCAG GTGGTGCCAGACAGCTTCCTTACAATGGAGCCCCAGTAGTTCCTGCTGGACTAGATG GTATGAGCCAGTTTGAGCCTCAGTCCGCTAGCCTCGGTCCAAATGGAAAACTGGGCAGCATGTATGGTG GAATGGGCGGCTTGCCTTTTGGCGGTCAGCCCCTGGGAATGGGAGCAGAGAAATCGAACACCAAGTACG GCATTGGTGGGTTGCAATTTGGCAGACAACCCCTCAGTACAGGGACTAATGGCGCAGGACATTATG GTTATGGTGGAAGCCCCTATGGGCCTGCCGTTGATGGCAAATCATCTGGAAAATATG GTGGTCTTAGTGCTGGCACGGGAGGGGGTCCTGCACCCGGAATGTATG GTTATGGAAGAATGCCCTATGAAGCTCAGCCAGCTGGACTGGGCCCTGAAGCCAAATCTACTGGCACATATG GTCTGGCTGAGTCACCATACCAGCCTGAAACTCTTGGACTTGGACAGAATGGAAAATTAACAGGCAAATACA ATGGCGGTGAAGTTCCTTACGCACCACAGGCTCTTGGTTTTGGAAGTGAAGCAAAATCTTCTGTGAAATATG ATAACCAGGGACCATACCAGTCGCAGCCCCTTGAATCAGCATCTGAAGGCAGATCTGGTGGAGAATACG aaacagctgGTTTACCTTATGAGCCCCTGCCTCTTGAGCCAGATTCCCACG TGAAGGGAGAGGTACTCACTCCAGCAATTGCAGTCGAAGGCGAAGGGATGTCCATTGATAGATACG AAAATGTGGGCTATATAAATGGACAAGTGCAGCCAGAAG TTGTTGCATTTCCTGCAGCTTCCACTCCCAGCCCCACCCCGGCCTATCCCTCTGTCCCATCCTACCTGCCTGTGGAGTCCTCCTTCACACCCGATGTGGTGCCTGGAGCTGGATTTGAGGACCTGCCCGACCCTGTGGGCGCTGCCAGCCTCGCCCTTGACTCCACGTCTGCTACAGAAACGCAGGGCGTGGCTCAGGTGGCTGAGCAACCTGATGATCTGCTTCAACAACAGCTGCCACGTCAGATACACATTCAGCAGCATctcaaactgcattttcaccAACCAGACAAGTCCGGGAGAG gAGCAAATAATGgcaaatatgatttaaatggCTTCTTTGGGAATAGTGGCTatcaag GTTAA